From the Rhizobium sp. SL42 genome, the window TCGGTGAATTTCGAACTCGAATTCGATGTTCCCTTGGCCGAAGAGGACGAAGAGTCCGAAAGCGCCGAGATCACCGCCTACCCGGTCGATGTCGCAGCCCGCAGCGACGAGGGTGGCGAACATAAAGAAGGCGAAGAGAAGAAGGAGGGCTCGGTCGTCTCGCTCGATGCCTTCCGCAAGAAGCAGTAAATCAGGTTCATCAAGATCGGCCGGGACATGTCCCGGCCGACTGATTCCAGGGGATGTTCGATCGTGGCCGCTGACATCGTCAATCTTCGCCAGTTCCGCAAAGCCAAGGCGCGCACCGAGAAGGAAGCGACGGCGGAACAGAATCGCATTTCATTTGGCCGTACCAAAGCCGAAAAGAGCCTGACCCGCAGCCTGAACGAAAAGGCGAACAAGGCGCACGAACAAGGCCGGCTGGAAGACACAGAACGCGAATGAAACCCGCGAAAGCGAATCGCAATCAGCGACTTGCGCCGCTTTGCGGAATCAAGATGCGAAGCCCTTGCGACGCATCACGAGGCAGCGATGATCCGTAAGCAATCGATCACGCTCCATGGTCATCGCACAAGCTTCTCGATAGAGGACGCATTTCTGGACGAACTCAGATCCATGGCCGCCGAGAAGTCTCTGCCGCTAGCGGCTTTGATCGCGGAAATCGACGAAAGCCGTCCCTACGGGGCAAACCTGTCCTCCGCCCTGCGGCTTCGCG encodes:
- a CDS encoding DUF4169 family protein codes for the protein MAADIVNLRQFRKAKARTEKEATAEQNRISFGRTKAEKSLTRSLNEKANKAHEQGRLEDTERE
- a CDS encoding ribbon-helix-helix domain-containing protein — protein: MIRKQSITLHGHRTSFSIEDAFLDELRSMAAEKSLPLAALIAEIDESRPYGANLSSALRLRVLEWLKSRSDMRKIEG